From a region of the Leptospira kmetyi serovar Malaysia str. Bejo-Iso9 genome:
- the lysS gene encoding lysine--tRNA ligase yields the protein MLDAKESNELIQQRIQKIEELKKQGINPYPVRFFPDSKAKDIVEKFEKNPTGPETKFKLGGRLHSKRVMGKASFAHLKDSTGIIQLYATRDDLGESSYSIFKSLDLGDIIGLEGYLFTTQKGEITLHVTSVELLAKCIRPLPVVKEKDGVVYDAFADVEQRYRMRYVDLVVNDHVRETFITRSRIVSEIRSFLTNEGFLEVETPMMQPIAGGAAARPFVTHHNTLDMQLFLRIAPELYLKRLIVGGMDRVFELNRNFRNEGISTKHNPEFTMMEAYMAFGDMSTMLDLTERLITHLAQKICGTLKIQYGKDLIDLSPPWRRVTYVDIIKEYSGIDFSQITTLEEAKKKASELKVDVSKCQTIWKVADEVFSDKAEPNLIQPVFITDYPKELSPLAKSNPNRPGYVERFEPYVAGREIGNAFTELNDPFDQKERFEDQVKQREAGDDEAFMMDEDYIRALEYGMPPTGGLGIGIDRLVMLLTNSHSIRDTILFPLMRPE from the coding sequence ATGTTAGACGCAAAAGAATCAAACGAGCTGATCCAGCAAAGAATTCAAAAAATCGAAGAATTAAAAAAACAGGGAATCAATCCCTACCCGGTTCGTTTTTTCCCGGATTCCAAAGCGAAGGACATCGTCGAAAAGTTCGAAAAAAATCCGACGGGACCGGAAACCAAATTCAAGTTAGGCGGAAGGCTCCATTCCAAAAGAGTCATGGGAAAGGCGAGTTTTGCGCATCTCAAGGACAGCACCGGAATCATTCAGTTGTATGCGACCCGAGACGATTTGGGAGAATCCTCGTATTCCATCTTTAAATCCTTGGACTTGGGCGATATCATCGGCTTGGAAGGTTATCTTTTTACGACTCAAAAGGGAGAAATCACGTTGCACGTCACCTCGGTGGAACTTCTTGCAAAGTGTATTCGTCCTCTTCCCGTCGTTAAGGAAAAGGACGGAGTCGTCTACGACGCGTTCGCCGACGTGGAACAAAGATATAGAATGCGTTACGTGGATTTAGTCGTAAACGATCACGTGCGCGAAACGTTCATCACAAGAAGTAGAATCGTTTCCGAAATCAGAAGTTTTCTCACGAACGAAGGTTTTCTCGAAGTGGAAACTCCGATGATGCAACCGATCGCAGGCGGCGCCGCGGCCCGACCTTTCGTCACGCATCACAACACATTGGACATGCAGTTATTCTTAAGAATCGCTCCCGAACTGTATCTCAAACGATTGATCGTGGGCGGTATGGATCGTGTGTTCGAATTGAACCGCAACTTCAGAAACGAAGGGATTTCGACAAAACACAATCCCGAGTTTACGATGATGGAGGCCTATATGGCCTTCGGAGATATGAGCACGATGTTAGATCTCACCGAAAGACTCATCACTCATTTGGCTCAAAAGATTTGCGGAACCTTAAAGATCCAATACGGAAAGGATCTGATCGATCTTTCTCCTCCATGGAGAAGGGTTACCTACGTGGACATCATCAAAGAATACAGCGGAATCGACTTTAGTCAGATCACCACTTTGGAAGAAGCGAAGAAGAAGGCTTCCGAACTGAAAGTGGACGTTTCTAAATGCCAGACGATCTGGAAAGTCGCGGACGAGGTTTTTTCGGACAAGGCCGAACCGAATCTGATTCAACCCGTTTTCATCACGGATTATCCGAAGGAACTTTCTCCTCTTGCAAAATCGAATCCGAATCGACCGGGTTATGTGGAACGATTCGAACCCTACGTTGCGGGAAGAGAAATCGGAAACGCGTTTACGGAGTTAAACGATCCTTTCGATCAAAAGGAAAGGTTCGAAGATCAGGTTAAACAAAGAGAAGCCGGCGACGACGAAGCGTTTATGATGGATGAGGATTATATCCGTGCGCTCGAGTATGGAATGCCTCCGACGGGCGGACTTGGAATCGGAATCGATCGTCTTGTGATGCTTTTGACCAATTCTCACTCGATCCGGGATACGATTCTCTTTCCATTGATGAGACCGGAATAA
- a CDS encoding WecB/TagA/CpsF family glycosyltransferase → MKKPGEIIHLSAKDDRDYLLDYQVIQTETLGKTDILGVPFDNVTQDESVAKIYRLLEEKEKFHHILFLDPIKIMSVRKGKKLHRITEKATMILAEGAGLQWAAARLGKVLKERISPIALMMDLVRLCELRNYSIFMLGGKEDVIEKVYFTLSRHFPGVRIVGRHAGYMNPQRELMVKESIRKTSPNIIFLAMDFPEQEIWIENNTAFFGHSVIIGVSGSLDILSGKVRKAPNFFKLRGLIWLWRILSKPWRIFRFFRMFQFFTVVFFKSLFQKKPK, encoded by the coding sequence ATGAAAAAGCCCGGTGAAATCATACATCTTTCCGCAAAAGACGACCGAGATTATCTCTTAGACTATCAGGTCATTCAAACGGAAACATTAGGAAAAACCGATATTCTCGGGGTTCCGTTCGACAATGTTACTCAGGACGAATCCGTCGCTAAGATCTACAGGCTCTTAGAGGAGAAGGAAAAGTTTCATCACATTCTCTTTTTGGATCCGATCAAAATCATGTCGGTCCGCAAAGGGAAAAAGCTCCATAGAATCACCGAAAAAGCTACTATGATTCTCGCGGAAGGAGCGGGGCTACAATGGGCTGCGGCCCGCCTCGGAAAAGTTCTCAAAGAGAGAATTTCTCCCATCGCCTTGATGATGGACTTGGTCCGTCTCTGCGAACTTAGAAATTATTCCATCTTTATGCTCGGCGGAAAAGAAGACGTCATCGAGAAAGTCTATTTTACCCTTTCCAGACATTTTCCGGGAGTAAGAATCGTAGGCCGTCACGCGGGTTATATGAATCCTCAACGCGAATTGATGGTAAAAGAATCGATTCGTAAGACCAGTCCGAATATTATATTTCTTGCAATGGATTTTCCGGAACAGGAAATCTGGATCGAAAACAACACGGCGTTCTTCGGTCATTCCGTAATCATCGGCGTCAGCGGTTCCTTGGACATTCTTTCCGGTAAGGTGAGAAAGGCTCCGAATTTTTTCAAACTCAGAGGGCTCATTTGGTTGTGGAGAATTTTGAGTAAACCTTGGAGAATCTTCCGCTTTTTTAGAATGTTCCAATTCTTTACGGTCGTATTCTTTAAATCTCTTTTTCAAAAGAAACCGAAGTAA
- a CDS encoding thiamine phosphate synthase has protein sequence MGVESTAWPEPGIYPILDFDFCKKRNLDLFELPKLWLEYPDLVPFVQIRAKNISLSELEFLVKSLQDRYPNVLWILNDFWKQAKTWNCYGAHVGKEDFETLTEEEKKLLSDSELFLGTSSHSLDEVKNLDSSLWNYTGLGPIFPTENKDDAKSEIGTETLRRLKEESPLPVTLIGGIQVSNLDLILKEGPFLLSGISMACLEKEFRASASKIREQNR, from the coding sequence GTGGGGGTTGAGTCGACCGCCTGGCCCGAGCCGGGAATTTATCCGATTTTAGATTTCGATTTTTGTAAAAAGAGGAATCTGGATCTATTCGAACTTCCGAAACTTTGGTTGGAATATCCGGATTTGGTTCCGTTTGTTCAGATCCGAGCCAAAAACATTTCCCTTTCCGAACTGGAATTTCTCGTAAAATCTCTCCAAGATCGTTATCCTAACGTTCTTTGGATTCTCAATGATTTTTGGAAACAGGCAAAGACTTGGAATTGTTACGGGGCTCATGTCGGGAAAGAGGATTTTGAAACTTTGACCGAAGAGGAAAAAAAACTTTTATCCGACTCGGAACTCTTTCTCGGAACCTCGTCTCATTCGTTGGATGAGGTGAAGAATTTGGATTCTTCCCTTTGGAATTACACGGGGTTGGGACCGATTTTTCCGACGGAGAATAAGGACGACGCGAAGTCCGAGATCGGAACCGAAACCTTGAGGCGGCTCAAAGAGGAATCTCCTTTGCCCGTTACTTTGATCGGCGGAATTCAGGTTTCGAATTTGGATCTGATTTTGAAAGAAGGACCGTTTCTGCTTTCCGGTATTTCCATGGCTTGTTTGGAAAAAGAATTTAGAGCTTCAGCCTCAAAAATACGGGAACAAAATCGGTAA
- the thiS gene encoding sulfur carrier protein ThiS — protein sequence MKVNGKPLRLSELESTKIQSLLEYLKLRPEMVAIQRNGNILKREVWNQIELEEEDRVEILRFVGGG from the coding sequence ATGAAAGTTAACGGAAAACCGCTTCGTCTTTCCGAACTGGAATCTACGAAAATTCAATCCTTATTAGAATATTTGAAACTTAGACCGGAAATGGTTGCCATTCAGCGGAACGGAAACATTTTGAAACGGGAAGTCTGGAACCAAATCGAATTGGAAGAAGAGGATCGGGTGGAAATTCTTAGGTTTGTCGGTGGGGGTTGA
- a CDS encoding 16S rRNA (uracil(1498)-N(3))-methyltransferase has product MEESILFRREWNSESPFSLNQEETSHLKALRIFSEDKILRVFDGIGSEWVYEVKAGALQGTLKETKRHPQPNVVSGIATAIPKGNRLEWLLQKGTELGLTHFYFLNFEQSDRKDFNIARVQKIMEEAAIQSKRIFLPEVYAPVALKEFFHSREKENSERQSKEMSPSVYQFDPKGESNLQPEFFRNAIWIIGPEGGFREKETNLLKEKKVLGVKAGDSILKIETAGIFAASMFRYFTC; this is encoded by the coding sequence TTGGAAGAATCGATTCTTTTCAGACGAGAATGGAATTCCGAATCCCCATTCTCCCTCAATCAAGAAGAAACGTCGCATCTCAAAGCGCTTCGGATTTTTTCCGAAGACAAGATTCTGCGCGTTTTCGACGGAATCGGATCGGAATGGGTTTACGAAGTAAAAGCCGGAGCCTTACAGGGAACGTTAAAGGAAACGAAACGTCATCCGCAACCGAACGTCGTTTCGGGGATCGCGACCGCGATTCCGAAGGGAAATCGACTCGAGTGGCTTTTACAAAAGGGGACCGAACTCGGGCTTACGCATTTTTATTTTTTGAACTTCGAACAATCCGATCGAAAGGATTTCAACATCGCAAGAGTTCAAAAGATCATGGAAGAAGCGGCGATTCAGTCCAAAAGAATTTTTCTGCCCGAAGTTTACGCGCCGGTTGCGCTGAAGGAATTCTTCCATTCTCGGGAAAAAGAAAACTCGGAGCGGCAATCAAAAGAAATGAGCCCTTCCGTATATCAATTCGATCCCAAAGGAGAATCGAATCTCCAACCAGAATTTTTTCGAAACGCGATTTGGATCATAGGGCCCGAAGGAGGCTTTCGGGAAAAAGAGACGAATCTATTGAAGGAAAAAAAAGTTCTCGGTGTGAAGGCAGGGGATTCTATCTTAAAAATCGAGACCGCAGGAATTTTCGCGGCCTCGATGTTTCGTTACTTTACTTGTTGA
- a CDS encoding outer membrane lipoprotein-sorting protein, which yields MIRVLAITVGFLALIILSRETNPQGSAIRVAQELVARLDQALVKSNQGLIKGNLILIRRTGETWSWDVSIFRKEEDTLYLFESRGRGLEYKILIKDEGEQIYAFNVLSKKIFRKVDEEKYESHLATGFSFIDLSGVSYQANYNPIVQSDLKTADHSFKRVSLKPIIPYFYSKLILLLDLDSLKPTRLDFHDRDGVLFKTMNIKYGPVKVKQNQKITKEEHANRLEMLDLNTGSISVLEYTEIDKEVKPDPSLFDLANLNR from the coding sequence TTGATTCGGGTTCTTGCGATTACGGTTGGTTTTTTGGCTCTCATCATTTTGAGCCGAGAAACAAACCCGCAAGGATCCGCGATTCGGGTCGCCCAAGAATTGGTCGCGAGACTCGACCAGGCACTCGTAAAATCCAACCAAGGATTGATCAAAGGAAATCTGATTCTCATCCGAAGAACCGGGGAAACCTGGAGTTGGGACGTGAGCATTTTTCGAAAGGAAGAAGACACGCTCTATCTTTTCGAAAGCAGGGGCCGCGGACTCGAATATAAGATTTTGATCAAGGACGAGGGAGAACAGATTTATGCGTTCAACGTCCTTTCCAAAAAGATTTTTCGAAAAGTGGACGAGGAAAAATACGAATCCCATCTTGCGACCGGTTTCAGCTTTATCGATTTATCCGGGGTTTCGTATCAGGCGAACTACAACCCGATCGTACAGAGCGATCTGAAAACCGCGGATCATTCCTTCAAACGGGTTTCTCTGAAACCCATCATCCCGTATTTTTATTCCAAATTGATTCTTCTTTTGGATCTGGATTCCTTAAAACCGACCCGATTGGATTTTCACGACCGGGACGGGGTTTTGTTCAAAACTATGAACATCAAATACGGACCCGTAAAGGTGAAACAAAATCAGAAGATCACAAAAGAAGAACACGCAAACCGTCTCGAAATGCTCGATCTGAACACGGGCTCTATTAGTGTATTAGAATATACTGAAATAGACAAGGAAGTTAAACCCGATCCTTCCCTGTTCGATCTCGCGAATCTCAACCGATAA
- the guaB gene encoding IMP dehydrogenase: MSNQTYRDSEYLDGLSGDDLFSLQIGLTYRDFLVLPGFIDFHPSEVELETRLTRNIKLKRPFISSPMDTVTESQMAIAQALMGGIGIIHYNNTIEEQVALVEKVKRFENGFITDPVILGPKNVIRDLDWIKDHKGFTGIPVTEDGTRNSKLVGIVTNRDIDFEKNREITLDKVMTTNVITGKSGITLQEANDIIKKSKIGKLPIVDSNGKLVSLVSRSDLKKNKEFPDASKDESKRLRCGAAVSTLLESRDRVAALYEAGVDVIIIDSAQGNSNYQIEMIQFIKKEFKNLEVVGGNVVTRAQAENLIRAGADGLRIGMGPGSICITQDTMAVGRAQATAIFQTAKHAAKYDVPVIADGGISNIGDIANALAIGASTCMMGFMFAGTTEAPGEYFYENGIRLKKYRGMASIEAMKAGGDKRYFNEGQKVKVAQGVSGSVVDRGSILNFIPYLSQGLRLSFQDMGYKSIPEIHKALRDGSLRFERRSESAQAQGSVHGLYSFSAPTMRAE, translated from the coding sequence ATGTCAAACCAAACTTACCGCGACTCCGAATATTTAGACGGACTATCCGGAGATGATCTTTTCAGTCTTCAGATTGGTCTAACCTACAGAGATTTTCTCGTCCTCCCTGGATTTATCGACTTCCATCCCTCCGAAGTTGAGCTTGAAACCAGACTGACTCGAAATATAAAACTAAAGAGACCTTTTATAAGTTCACCGATGGATACCGTGACGGAATCGCAGATGGCGATCGCGCAAGCGCTCATGGGAGGAATCGGAATCATTCATTATAACAATACGATCGAAGAGCAGGTGGCTCTCGTCGAAAAGGTGAAACGTTTTGAAAACGGATTCATCACCGATCCCGTGATTCTCGGGCCGAAGAACGTAATCCGCGATTTGGATTGGATCAAGGACCACAAAGGATTTACCGGAATTCCCGTAACCGAAGACGGAACCAGAAATTCTAAACTTGTTGGGATCGTAACGAACCGAGACATCGACTTTGAGAAGAATCGCGAGATCACCTTGGACAAAGTGATGACAACGAACGTGATCACGGGCAAGTCCGGAATCACTTTGCAAGAAGCGAACGACATCATCAAAAAATCAAAGATCGGAAAGTTGCCGATTGTGGATTCCAATGGAAAGTTGGTGTCACTTGTAAGTCGTTCCGACTTAAAGAAGAATAAAGAATTTCCGGATGCCTCAAAGGACGAAAGTAAAAGACTTCGTTGTGGAGCGGCGGTTTCCACTCTTCTGGAATCGAGAGACAGAGTTGCGGCTCTTTACGAAGCCGGTGTCGACGTAATCATTATCGATTCCGCGCAAGGAAACTCGAATTATCAAATCGAGATGATTCAATTCATCAAAAAAGAATTTAAGAACTTGGAAGTAGTCGGCGGAAACGTAGTGACTCGCGCACAAGCCGAGAATCTCATCCGCGCCGGAGCCGACGGACTTCGGATCGGAATGGGCCCCGGTTCTATCTGTATCACTCAGGATACGATGGCGGTGGGAAGAGCCCAGGCGACTGCGATCTTCCAAACCGCGAAACACGCCGCGAAATACGACGTTCCTGTGATCGCCGACGGGGGTATTTCCAATATCGGAGATATCGCAAACGCCCTGGCGATCGGCGCCTCCACTTGTATGATGGGATTTATGTTCGCGGGAACAACCGAAGCTCCGGGCGAGTATTTTTATGAGAATGGAATTCGTCTCAAGAAATACAGGGGAATGGCGTCGATCGAAGCGATGAAAGCGGGCGGGGACAAACGATACTTCAACGAGGGCCAAAAAGTAAAAGTGGCTCAAGGAGTGAGCGGATCGGTTGTTGACAGAGGGTCGATCCTGAACTTCATTCCTTACTTATCGCAGGGTCTCAGATTGTCTTTCCAAGATATGGGTTATAAATCGATACCTGAAATTCATAAAGCGCTTAGAGACGGAAGTCTCCGTTTTGAAAGAAGATCCGAATCGGCACAGGCACAGGGTTCCGTTCACGGACTTTATTCTTTCAGCGCTCCAACGATGAGGGCAGAGTAA